ACCACACCAACTCCTGATACTCCACTAGTTTGGAGAAGTTCTGTAGCAGTAAGCGCACTTATCCAGTTTTTGGAAGATGTGGATTGGGGAGAACTCGATTTTTTAGTAATAGATATGCCACCAGGAACAGGTGATATCCAGCTCACTATGGCGCAAGAGCTACCTATAACTGCCGGCGTTTTGGTAACAACCCCCCAAATGGTAGCATCAGACGATGTGAGCAGAGCCATAATGATGTTTAAAGAAATAGGAACAAAAATAGGTGGACTGATTGAGAATATGAGCTACTTTATAGCGCCCGATACCGGTAAAAGATATGATATATTTGGTAAAGGAGGAGGAGAGACTCTAGCAAAAAGATACCAGATCCCGTTTTTAGGCAAAATTCCTCTTGATATGCAAATAAGAGAGTTTAGTGATTCTGGAACTCCTCCGGTAGCTTTGGGAGATAAAAGACAAAAAGGGTATTATAAAAATATCGTAGAAAATCTTTTCAAAGAGGTCGATTTTAATAAATAGTTTAAATCTTAATATCGAAGGTTCTTTCTTCGATATTAAAAAAGATAGTTTACTTCAAATCTATATTCGTTATAAGAAGGACCTTTTTTTAGATCTCCGTTAATATCTCTTATATTATCATCTCCATTAACAAATCCCAGTCTAACTTTTGCATAGAGTCCAGGTATCGAAGCAAATTTTTCAACTAAATCTATATGGATAACATTGCTATCCGCTTGAACTCCCGGTTTTCTGTCATCAAAGTCTTGAACAACGTATCTTACAAGCCCTTTTAAACCAGGTATCAATTTGGCTTTATCGAAGTCATAGTCGGCTCTGATCATCCAACTTTTTGTATTTGCTTGCCAGTTATATTGACCCATCGCTCTTGTAAAACCGCCCGTTGGGAAACCTCTCCAAGGAGCTACAATATCACCCTTGTCCGCTATTTTAGAGTATCCTAGTCTAAATGCCCAAACTTTTGATTTTAAATCGACTCTTGCCGCAAAAAGATTACTATCTAAACTGTTTGGATTATCGTAACCTGCTGTTTTTTCTTTTAGGTTGGCTCCGCCAACCTCTCCTGCACCATCATCAAACTGTTTCATATATCTAACGCCAGGAATAAGTTTATACTCACCTAGTTTAACAGTATAGTGAACCTCTCCCGTTACATAGTGCAATAGTTCAGGAACCGCCGTATAATTTACCATTAGTTTTACTTTGTCTATAGTTCTGTTTATAACTTCAAAAATAACCAAACTATTATCAATATCTTTTCCAGCAGCTTTTAGATTAATCTCGTTTAAGCCTTTATGAGAGGCCGAATCGTCGTTATTTGCCCATGTTTCACCAGGATCGTCAATATCTCCGTCGCTGTTTAAATCTTTAGCGTAGGTTATAACATCGTGAAATTTCGTATGGTCTCTAAGTTTTTGTTTTGTAAAATATGCCACTTTTATAGTTGTCTTTGGAAAATATTTGCTAACTAGACTATAGCCTTCAAAAGTATTTGGGATCATTTTTGTATCATTAGACTTTGTTAGAAAACTCTCAAATATCTGTCTGCCAGCTTTAAAATTGGTTTTATTTCTTTTATACTCTATAAAAGCTTCAGCCGGAACAGTCATACCAAATCCGTCTCCGGTAACTACACTATATCTACTAAAAGTATCTTTCCCAGCTTTTACAAAACCAACATCTTCAGCGTCCATATGCCATGGGTTTTGAGTTGTATATAGCCCCAGTGCTGCTCCAAAACCATTATAGTATGCACTCTTAAAGATTAGGCTTCCACCTATACCCATAGCCCAATTGTCTTTAGTCTTTCCTGGATACTCAGTATCCCAATCCCACTTAAAAGTATTAAGTCTTAATCTTGAGTAAAACTCTCCCTTTATAAACATCTCTTGTAAAGATTGCACTTCCTTTGGCACAAGGTTATATTTTAGCGTCATATTGGGATTGAGTATTCTTTTTTCTTCTGCTAAAAGAGAGAAATGAAATAGGATTAGATATACAAGAAGAAAATTTATAGCTTTTTTCATAACTTTTCCTAACGATGTTTTAGAGGGATTTATTATATAGAGATCTATTTGAAAAATAAATTATATATAGTTAATTGAAAGAAAATGAGAACGGATCGCTTTTTGCGATCCGTATATCTTAATATCTGTAGCGGATGTAAAATCTTATGTCTTGGGCTTTGTCAAGTGCGTCAAAATATCTTCCCGCCGCAGAATCAACTTCTATTGGAGTACCTGCTTCTCCAAAAAATGCTTGACTTCCTGTATATTTATAGTCTATATACGTATATCTTATCTGTGCAGTTAAAGTCTTTCCTATAAGCTCCTTTGTAAGCCATACTTCGTAAGCATCACCTCTAGTTGCAAGTTTACTTCCCGCAAGCGTATCTTCAGCATATGTAAAGCTTCTCCAATATTTTGTTCCGTGATTATACTCAACACCAAGTCTTGCATCGCTTATAAGTATACAAGGCCAATTGGCACCCAAATAAATAGAAGTACCTGTTTCACTATCGGTGCTACCTAGTGCCGCATTATCAACGTTCATTGTAACTCCGTTATATGGACCGCCTAAAAAAGTAGCCGAATGGCTTCCATATGGCTGCGTTTTACTCCAAGCGAAACTTATAAATGCGTTAGTATCATCAAGAGTATCGTTTATACCGTCGCCTATCCCTTGAGCAAGTAAACTTATCGCCGCACCGACATAATCAGCTCCTTGTTCAAGTCTCATACTGGTAGGATTTGGTAAGTAAGTATTTAGCGTAGTGTCAAATCCATATTGAGTAGCATAATAGCCAGGTAAATTCCAAGCCTTAAAGGCAGTAGTATGTATAGAGTATTGTCCGTCATCATACGGAACAAATATAAAACCAAAAAGATCGGTATTTTGCCAGTTATTAATTTTCGTATAATTTATAGCAGGATCACTACTATATCTTGTCGTTGCATTAGTCATACCTCTACCCATACAAAGTTTCAAATACATACCGGAAATATCTGTAACATTTTCTAGATTAAACTTGAAACTTGCTCCGTCAAACTCTGTATTTATGATATGTCCAAGAGGAGATTTAGGGTTTTGATCTTCTCTATAACTTACAAGTAGTCCGTCTGTTGCCGGTCTTCTACCAAAACTTGCAGTCCAAGGTATGTCCGCTCCTAAGAAACTATCCCCAAAATAGAGCCAATAAGCCTCTTTTACTCTAAGTTCACCTGAAATATTTGGTGTTTCATTTACAATCCAATCAAAATAATTAAAATTCATAGTAGTATCAACACTCTGCCCATAAACTTTATAATAACTTAGTAATCCCTTGAATACTACATTGTCTTTTGGAGCATATGCCATCCCTAGCCACAATCTATTTGTTAATATCTGATTCCAACTAGAGTTACCATTTATAGTTTCATAACCAATAGCATCATAAGCAGTTCTAAAATCAACACTCCATTTTAAGTTATCACCACCTGTCTTTGCTTTTATCTCACTAATTTGTCTTTTAAGTGATTTTACATTGATTTTAGCTTGAGCCTCTTTTAAAGCTTGTATCTCTTTTTTTAAAGCCTCGAGTTCCGCCTTTATATCAGCATCGCTAGCAAAACCCGCCGACACCATAGCAGCTACTGCAGAGATTGCAATAAACTTTTTCATTCTTTCTCCTTTATATTATAGTTTAAATTATTCTATTACTTTTCCATTATAAAAGAAAAGATTTTAAATATAACTTAATTTTATAGTTCGAGGATTTATGAAGATTATAAGAAGTTATAATACTTCCCGGCAAATAACCGGAAAGTAGTCTATTTTGTATTATTAACAACTTGGTACGTTACCACTGTCACTAGCATATTCATAAGCAAAATCATACAGATGCTTAACCCATTTATCTTTTATAGATTCAGGCTTAACCTTAGGACATATTTTATGAATTTCTTCTTTAAATTTACCCTCTTCATAAATCTCTTCCCACTCGTCTTGAGTATGCTTAGCAGCGAACTTTGCACCTGTCATACCACAAGGTTTTTTTAGCTTTTTTTGGAAAAGCTTTTGACCTTTAGTAACGTCCGCAAAAGAAGTAGTACTTACAAAACTAAGTCCTAGCATTGCACTTAAAACTAATGTCGCAAATTTTTTCATCTTAACTCCTTAAAAATGATTTCGTTTAATTCTATCAGAATCAAAATAAAGCAAACATAAAAAAAATTTATTTTAATAAAATTATAGATGTATAAAAAAAGATTTTACGTTTCTAAAATAATTATAACAAATATTGAACAGTTCATTCAGTTTTATATAAGTTTTTGATTAAATATTTTTATAATTATAATAATTTATACTTATAACTATATTAAGCTATAAATTTTATATATAATTTTGTTATATTATTAGTAATGACATAAATATGTCTCAAACATTCACATAAAAATAACTAGATACAGTAAAACCACGGTACTCAAATTTAAAAAATTAATAAGCCTATGAACAAATACTAATTATAGAACAAATGTAATAAAAAAAATTGTCTTTTAAAAAGTGAAAGAGAAAATGATTGAAAAATTTTTATCTTCAATGAATAACTTTAGTAGATACAACTTTTATAAAAATGAGAAAAAGATGTATTTAAACATAGTGCTATATAGCAAAAAGCATATAAAGAGAGTTAAGAGATAAAAAGATATTGTATGGCATATAGAAAGGCATGAAGCCAAAAAAATTAAGAATCAAACAATCAAAACTAATCAAGATTTGCAAAATTATAGCTTTAGTGAACTACCTTTTGCATTTAACAAAAATCTCTATTAAACCCAAATTTTTCATTAGATAATGATAAAATATTAAACCTACCATACAAGCGGAAAAACTAAAGGGAAGAGGGACTAACCAAATGGGTGAATTGAAGATTGGGTATATAGTGTCAAGTGCAACCTAAAAATGTACCAGAGGTGCAAAGTAAAAATGTACCACTTAGTAACAGAAAAATTGTTGTGTTTTAAGAGATAGATTCAAGTCCTAAAAGGACACCAGCTTTTCTTTTTTGCTTGAGTCTGTAACTTTCACTTTGGATATTGAGTATATGGCTATGGTGAACTAGCCTATCAAGTATTGCTGTAGTTAACGCTTCATCATTGTTGAGTACCTCCTTGAATTTTGTAAAAGATAGATTGCTTGTAATGATAATTGATCCTATCTCATACCGTTTGTTGATAACCTGGAAAAAAAGATTGGCCTGATTTTCATTGAGCTTGATATAGCCAAACTCATCTATGATTAAAAGTTTTGTTGGATTGATAACCTTTTTGAAATAGTGCTGCAATCTATTTGTCTGCTGTGCAATTTCAAGCTGTAGCAATAGAACAGCTGCAGTGATGAATTTTGTTTTTATTCTTGCCTGGGTAGCTAAATATCCCAAAGCTATGGCAAGATGAGTTTTTCCTACACCACTTGGACCTATAAGCAGGATATTTTGGGCATTTTCAATAAATCTTAAAGTTGAGAGTTCATTGATAAGATTTCTATCTACACTTGAAGCTTTAAAATCAAACATTTCCAGAGTCTTTACTTTTGGAAAGCCTGCCATCTTCAATGTCGTTTCTCTTGAGCGCTCTATCTTCTTTTGATATTCATACTCAAACAACTTTAATAAAAATTGAGAGTATGAAAGATTGTTATGAACCGTCTCTTGTGCTATGGATGCAAAGCTCTCTTTGATGGCCGGTAGTTTAAAAATCGTTGCATACTCTTGAATCTGTTCGTTTATGCTTTTATCAGTTTGTGGCATAGACATCTCCTGCAATGGAATTAAGACTATCTTGGTATAACAAAGCATCATACTCTTTCAATGTGCTTTTTGATTCTTGGTTGAAAGCAATAATGGAATTTTTTGGTATATAATTTGTATCTGTTTTATATCTGTTTTTAGTTTTTTTGTTTGAAGGCTCTACTGTTTGAACAAGTGGCAGTAGAGCCTTCTGTTCTAACAGAAAAAGTTTTATCGGTTTCTCTTTTGTTGTTGCGTGAATTCTTTCATTGGTTACTGCAAGCCACCTAAATATTTGGCTATTTAAAGAAGCGCAATCTATTTGTAAAGGTGAGTTTTTCAGTTTAGCTTTTAATGGAATATAGAAGTTTCTTTTTACATATCCGATAAACCGCTCAACTTTTCCTTTAGTTTGTGCTCTATATGGTTTACATAGTATTGGAGTAAAGCCATACTCTTTTGAAAAATACAAAAACTTCTAATTAAATTTATGCTTTGTAGCTCCATAAGCATTTCTTTGAATTACAACACTTTTTAGATTATCATACAGTATGCTTTTTGGAACCCCTTCAAAGAAATCGAAAGCTTTTTTATGGCACTCTTGAAATGTCTCTTGTCTCATATTGTCTGTAAAATAGACATATGCGTATCTGCTGTATCCTAAAATCATCACAAATGCATATATCGGATTTTTGCCTCCTTTTATTACGCTCCAGTCCACTTGGGCTTGAACTCCTGGAGCAGTCTCAAATCTAATGACTTTTTCCTCTTTTAAAGGCAGGAACTCTTTATATAAACTGCTCATATAGCTTTGCAGTATCCTTATCTTTCCTTCATACCCTTTATCTACTATTTCACGGTATATTACACTGGAAGGAATTTTATTGGGCAAAGCATCAGCAATTCTTTGTCTGATATAGTTTTTAAATGGATCCAGCTTAGATTTATATTCAACTTTTTTTCTTGGTTTTAGCCCTTTTTCTTTGAGTCTTTTAGATATAGTTCTTCTATCAAGCCCTGTCATTCTTGCAATTGCTCTTATGCTGTAGCCTTGTTTATAGAGTGTATGGATCATAATAAACTCCTCATATGTAATCATTACGCCCCCAAGTAAAAAAATCACTGGAAGCAATTTATCATATTCTCTTATTTTTGAACACTCTTTAGTGGTACATTTTCATATTGCGTATCTGGTACATTTTAGCATTGCAGGTGACACTAAAATGAATGCCCATAATGAACGATTTAATATAACTATTCAAGAAGAGTTTGTTGATTACTATGAAGACCTTCTCTTTACAACAGATTTGGAGGAATTTAATAAACATCTTGCTAATTGGCTCATCGATTACAATACCAAAATACCACACTATTCACTTAATTTTAAATCTCCGGTAAAATACCTTCTTGAAAATCATAATGAATGCCATATGTATTGGTCTTATACAATTTATTGATAAATATCTATATTTATGCTACTATATATGTACATATTTAAAAAGGATACTTATGATTGAACTTGGTATTTCACAAGCACAATCGCAATTTACAAAAATTTTGAATAAAAAAGTTGTGATTGTAGATAAAAAAACACATAAGAAGAAAGCTGTTTTAATTCCTTATGAAGAGTATGAAAAACTATTAAAAAGTTCATTAAAAAAGGAGTCTCAAAAAGGCTCATTTGATAAATTTGTCGGTATTTTAGACAAAGATTTTGAAACTGATGATTTAAGGTATAAAGAGATTGTTAAATGAAACTATTTTTGGATACAAATATCTTTTTGGATCTATTATTTAAAAGAGAATTTTATAATGAGGCTTTGGAAATTTTAAATACAGTTGAAAAAGGTGAATTTAGCGGATATATCTTAGATATAACTATTTTAAATATAGATTATGTTGCTAAAAAGCAGTTGAAAAATATAAAAGAGTTTATAAAACTTTTAAGTGATACTTTTGAAATAGTTGGTGCAGACAATGAAATAATACAAAAAGCATTATCGTTGGAAAATGAGGATTTTGAAGATAGTGTTCAATATATTGTTGCTAAAAATTTAAACTGTGATGTTATCATAACAAATGACAAAGGTTTTATAAAAAGTGGCAATATAGAAATTTTAAGTAGTAAACAATTTTTTGAAAAATATATTTATTAAACTTAGTCTTTCAATAGAGTTTTGCATTAATACTTACATTTTATTTAAAGCATTTGATTTTAGAGCCCAGCATTACTGCAACAAGTTTTATTGAAAAAGCTGGGTTAAAAAATAATAGCGACTTTACTGTTTAAAACTGTCTCGATGTATACCTATCTTCAGTTATAATATCATCAAGAACATTTTCTTGCCAACGGAGATAAAATGCTTAAAATTGCTATAGATAGAGGCGGAACTTTTACAGATGTTTACGCGATATACAAAGACAGAGTTTATGTAAAAAAAGTTTTAAGTGAGAGTGATGCCTATGATGATGCAAATAGTGAAGGTGTAAGAGCGATTTTAGAAGAGATTTTTGGAAAAAAACCAGATTTAATAGATTTAAAAGATTTTGAGTGGATTAGGCTTGGAACTACTGTTGCTACAAATGCTTTGTTAGAAAGAAAAGGGGAAAAAACTGCTCTTTTGATAACAAAAGGTTTTAAAGATTTACTCGATATCGGGTATCAAAACAGACCGGATATTTTTGCACTAAACATCAATAAAACAAAACCTTTGTATGATGAGGTTGTAGAGATTGATGAGAGGGTTTATCCCAAAGGGGATAACTTTTTGATATTAAAAGAGTTGGACGAAAAAGAGATAAGAGAGAAACTAAAAAAGATAAAATCAAAATCTTTAGCAGTAGTACTGCTTCACTCTTACGGATTTAACGCTCATGAAAAAAAGATTTTAGAGATTGCAAAAAATCTTGGGTTTACAAATATCTCAATATCCTCAGAAATTTCTCCTACAATTAAAGCTGTAGATAGGGGTGATACAACAGTAGTCGATGCATATTTGACTCCGGTTTTGAAAAAATATATCCAAAACATTTTGAAAAATTTTAAAGGAGATAGAGAGAAACTCTTTTTTATGAAGTCTGATGGAGGATTGTGTAAGGCAGAAGATTTCAAAGGAAGTGTTGCACTTTTAAGCGGTCCTGCCGGTGGAGTTGTTGCACTAAAATCTATCTATAACAAAACTCCTCTAATCGGTTTTGATATGGGTGGGACAAGCACAGATGTTAGCAGATATGATGGGAAAATAGAGTTAAAGTATAAAGATGAGGTCTCTGGAGTTAGAGTTGCAACTCCAAGTGTAGATATATATACAGTTGCAGCTGGCGGCGGAAGCAGACTTTTTTATAAAAACAAAATGTTTTTAGTGGGACCCGAAAGTAGCGGAAGCAATCCTGGTCCTGTTTGTTATGGAAAAGATGGATACTTGAGTATAACCGATGCAAATTTGGTTACAAAAAGATTAGATCCAGAGTTTTTCCCAAAAATCTTTGGAAAAAACCAAGATGAGCCTTTAAATGAAGAAGCAGCTTATAAAGAGTTTGAGAAAATTGCAATAAAGGTTAAAAAAAGTGTTGAAGAGGTAGCCGAAGGTTTTTTGGATGTAGCAAATGAAAATATGGCAAATGCTATAAAAGAGATAACTGTTAAAAAAGGGATAGATGTAAAAAATCACATACTTTGTAGTTTTGGAGGGGCTGGCGGTCAGCATGCCGTAGCTGTTGCAAGAAAACTTGGAATAAGAAAGATTTTTATACATAAAAATGCTGGAATTTTATCTGCTGTTGGAATAGCAAATGCGGATATTGTGAAAAGTTATCAAAAGAGTGTAGATAAAAGGCTCAAAGAAGTAAATATAGAAAAGATTTTTAGTAAATTTAAAAATGAGGATTTTGATGAGGTAGAAAAATATCTATTATTGAAGTATGAAGGAACAGATACACCTTTAGAGATCAAATGTAGCAAAAGCTTAATAGATGAGTTTGAAAATGCTCATAAAAGACTTTTTGGGTTTATTTTAGATAAAGAGATAGTAGTTGATTCAGTAAAAATCTCATTTATTAAAAAAAGTAGAGCTTTTAAAAGGCAGAAGTTAGAAAAAAGAGATGTTAAACCTGTTAAAAAAAGAAGAATCTATTTAAATGGAAGGTGGCAGGATGCTGATGTTTATGTGGATATTTCGCCAGGGCTGGTGATTAAAGGTCCGGCTCTTGTGATTCAAGACACCTCTACAATTGTACTTGATGAGGCAAGTAAGACGATAGTTAACGAGTATGGAGATTTAGAGACTTTTTTAGAAGAACTAAAAAATAAAAAGAGCTTTAAAGAGGTTGAGATATCACTTTTGTCTAATAGATTTGGATTTATAGCAACAAAAATGGGAGATATTTTAAAGAAGACTGCAGTTTCAACCAATATAAAAGAGAGAGAAGATTTTTCATGCGCTATTTTTGACAAAGATGGAAATCTTATCTCAAATGCGCCTCACATACCGGTACATCTTGGCTCAATGAGCAGTGTTGTAAAATCTATAATCAAAAAATTTAAACAAAGATTACTAAAGACTCACTCTGCACTTCCTACTTTTATCACTAATGTTCCATATGAAGGTGGCTCACACCTTCCAGACATAACAGTAGTTACTCCATATTTTGAAAATGGCAAAATTCTGTTTTGGGTTGCAAGCAGAGGTCACCATGCAGATATAGGAGGGATAGTTCCGGGCAGTATGCCTCCATTTTCAAAGAGTTTGGATGAGGAAGGAACAAAACTTGAGGCCTTTGAGATAGTTGAAAATGGTAAATTTAAAGAAAATATATTAAGAGCACTCTTAGAGAGTGCTGGAGCAAGAAGGATTGAAGATAATATAAGTGATATAAAAGCTCAGGTTAGTGCAAACATGGAAGGAGTAGAGGGGATAAAAGAGCTTTTAAGAGAGGATAGAAAAAAAGTTTTATGGTTTATGGAGGAGATTCAAAATATAAGTGAAAACAAAATTAGGGAGTTTTTTAAAAAATTGGAGAAAAAGAAGTTTTTGGCAGAAGACTTTTTGGATAATGGAGCAAAAATAGCTTTAAAAGTAGATATTAATAAAGAGGGCAGTGCTGTTTTTGATTTTAGAGGCTCTTCTTATGAGCTTTTTTCAAATCAAAATACTCCTTTATCAGTTTTAAAGTCTGCTGTGATTTATAGTTTAAGAGTTATGTTAAATGAGGATATTCCTTTAAATGAGGGGTTGATAAAGCCGGTGAAAATTTTGACCGATGTTAACTCTTTGT
This Nitrosophilus labii DNA region includes the following protein-coding sequences:
- a CDS encoding Mrp/NBP35 family ATP-binding protein, whose amino-acid sequence is MNKEILKKLKSIKYPGLDKNIVELKTVDNIQKKGNNLEIILNMANQEAFPAIEGAIKDLLKEYNVEVKLKSKPKKSIHYGSTIKPNNRAPYAKNIIAVTSGKGGVGKSTVSVNLSVALAQKGYKVGLLDADVYGPDIPRMTKTDHERLRWGDNNKIIPSENFGIKIMSVGLTTPTPDTPLVWRSSVAVSALIQFLEDVDWGELDFLVIDMPPGTGDIQLTMAQELPITAGVLVTTPQMVASDDVSRAIMMFKEIGTKIGGLIENMSYFIAPDTGKRYDIFGKGGGETLAKRYQIPFLGKIPLDMQIREFSDSGTPPVALGDKRQKGYYKNIVENLFKEVDFNK
- a CDS encoding OprD family outer membrane porin, whose product is MKKAINFLLVYLILFHFSLLAEEKRILNPNMTLKYNLVPKEVQSLQEMFIKGEFYSRLRLNTFKWDWDTEYPGKTKDNWAMGIGGSLIFKSAYYNGFGAALGLYTTQNPWHMDAEDVGFVKAGKDTFSRYSVVTGDGFGMTVPAEAFIEYKRNKTNFKAGRQIFESFLTKSNDTKMIPNTFEGYSLVSKYFPKTTIKVAYFTKQKLRDHTKFHDVITYAKDLNSDGDIDDPGETWANNDDSASHKGLNEINLKAAGKDIDNSLVIFEVINRTIDKVKLMVNYTAVPELLHYVTGEVHYTVKLGEYKLIPGVRYMKQFDDGAGEVGGANLKEKTAGYDNPNSLDSNLFAARVDLKSKVWAFRLGYSKIADKGDIVAPWRGFPTGGFTRAMGQYNWQANTKSWMIRADYDFDKAKLIPGLKGLVRYVVQDFDDRKPGVQADSNVIHIDLVEKFASIPGLYAKVRLGFVNGDDNIRDINGDLKKGPSYNEYRFEVNYLF
- a CDS encoding DUF3373 family protein → MKKFIAISAVAAMVSAGFASDADIKAELEALKKEIQALKEAQAKINVKSLKRQISEIKAKTGGDNLKWSVDFRTAYDAIGYETINGNSSWNQILTNRLWLGMAYAPKDNVVFKGLLSYYKVYGQSVDTTMNFNYFDWIVNETPNISGELRVKEAYWLYFGDSFLGADIPWTASFGRRPATDGLLVSYREDQNPKSPLGHIINTEFDGASFKFNLENVTDISGMYLKLCMGRGMTNATTRYSSDPAINYTKINNWQNTDLFGFIFVPYDDGQYSIHTTAFKAWNLPGYYATQYGFDTTLNTYLPNPTSMRLEQGADYVGAAISLLAQGIGDGINDTLDDTNAFISFAWSKTQPYGSHSATFLGGPYNGVTMNVDNAALGSTDSETGTSIYLGANWPCILISDARLGVEYNHGTKYWRSFTYAEDTLAGSKLATRGDAYEVWLTKELIGKTLTAQIRYTYIDYKYTGSQAFFGEAGTPIEVDSAAGRYFDALDKAQDIRFYIRYRY
- a CDS encoding cytochrome C codes for the protein MKKFATLVLSAMLGLSFVSTTSFADVTKGQKLFQKKLKKPCGMTGAKFAAKHTQDEWEEIYEEGKFKEEIHKICPKVKPESIKDKWVKHLYDFAYEYASDSGNVPSC
- the istB gene encoding IS21-like element helper ATPase IstB, whose amino-acid sequence is MPQTDKSINEQIQEYATIFKLPAIKESFASIAQETVHNNLSYSQFLLKLFEYEYQKKIERSRETTLKMAGFPKVKTLEMFDFKASSVDRNLINELSTLRFIENAQNILLIGPSGVGKTHLAIALGYLATQARIKTKFITAAVLLLQLEIAQQTNRLQHYFKKVINPTKLLIIDEFGYIKLNENQANLFFQVINKRYEIGSIIITSNLSFTKFKEVLNNDEALTTAILDRLVHHSHILNIQSESYRLKQKRKAGVLLGLESIS
- a CDS encoding transposase, which encodes MYFSKEYGFTPILCKPYRAQTKGKVERFIGYVKRNFYIPLKAKLKNSPLQIDCASLNSQIFRWLAVTNERIHATTKEKPIKLFLLEQKALLPLVQTVEPSNKKTKNRYKTDTNYIPKNSIIAFNQESKSTLKEYDALLYQDSLNSIAGDVYATN
- the istA gene encoding IS21 family transposase, which translates into the protein MITYEEFIMIHTLYKQGYSIRAIARMTGLDRRTISKRLKEKGLKPRKKVEYKSKLDPFKNYIRQRIADALPNKIPSSVIYREIVDKGYEGKIRILQSYMSSLYKEFLPLKEEKVIRFETAPGVQAQVDWSVIKGGKNPIYAFVMILGYSRYAYVYFTDNMRQETFQECHKKAFDFFEGVPKSILYDNLKSVVIQRNAYGATKHKFN
- a CDS encoding integrase core domain-containing protein, which codes for MFEHSLVVHFHIAYLVHFSIAGDTKMNAHNERFNITIQEEFVDYYEDLLFTTDLEEFNKHLANWLIDYNTKIPHYSLNFKSPVKYLLENHNECHMYWSYTIY
- a CDS encoding type II toxin-antitoxin system Phd/YefM family antitoxin, whose amino-acid sequence is MIELGISQAQSQFTKILNKKVVIVDKKTHKKKAVLIPYEEYEKLLKSSLKKESQKGSFDKFVGILDKDFETDDLRYKEIVK
- a CDS encoding type II toxin-antitoxin system VapC family toxin, whose product is MKLFLDTNIFLDLLFKREFYNEALEILNTVEKGEFSGYILDITILNIDYVAKKQLKNIKEFIKLLSDTFEIVGADNEIIQKALSLENEDFEDSVQYIVAKNLNCDVIITNDKGFIKSGNIEILSSKQFFEKYIY
- a CDS encoding hydantoinase B/oxoprolinase family protein codes for the protein MLKIAIDRGGTFTDVYAIYKDRVYVKKVLSESDAYDDANSEGVRAILEEIFGKKPDLIDLKDFEWIRLGTTVATNALLERKGEKTALLITKGFKDLLDIGYQNRPDIFALNINKTKPLYDEVVEIDERVYPKGDNFLILKELDEKEIREKLKKIKSKSLAVVLLHSYGFNAHEKKILEIAKNLGFTNISISSEISPTIKAVDRGDTTVVDAYLTPVLKKYIQNILKNFKGDREKLFFMKSDGGLCKAEDFKGSVALLSGPAGGVVALKSIYNKTPLIGFDMGGTSTDVSRYDGKIELKYKDEVSGVRVATPSVDIYTVAAGGGSRLFYKNKMFLVGPESSGSNPGPVCYGKDGYLSITDANLVTKRLDPEFFPKIFGKNQDEPLNEEAAYKEFEKIAIKVKKSVEEVAEGFLDVANENMANAIKEITVKKGIDVKNHILCSFGGAGGQHAVAVARKLGIRKIFIHKNAGILSAVGIANADIVKSYQKSVDKRLKEVNIEKIFSKFKNEDFDEVEKYLLLKYEGTDTPLEIKCSKSLIDEFENAHKRLFGFILDKEIVVDSVKISFIKKSRAFKRQKLEKRDVKPVKKRRIYLNGRWQDADVYVDISPGLVIKGPALVIQDTSTIVLDEASKTIVNEYGDLETFLEELKNKKSFKEVEISLLSNRFGFIATKMGDILKKTAVSTNIKEREDFSCAIFDKDGNLISNAPHIPVHLGSMSSVVKSIIKKFKQRLLKTHSALPTFITNVPYEGGSHLPDITVVTPYFENGKILFWVASRGHHADIGGIVPGSMPPFSKSLDEEGTKLEAFEIVENGKFKENILRALLESAGARRIEDNISDIKAQVSANMEGVEGIKELLREDRKKVLWFMEEIQNISENKIREFFKKLEKKKFLAEDFLDNGAKIALKVDINKEGSAVFDFRGSSYELFSNQNTPLSVLKSAVIYSLRVMLNEDIPLNEGLIKPVKILTDVNSLLNPSHKAAVVGGNITTSQRIVDVIFKAFEAAAASQGCMNNLIFGDDSFGYYETIAGGAGATCHGDGASGVHTHMTNTKITDVEIIERRYPVKIRRFSLRENSGGCGEFKGGEGVIREIEFLKSLDVAILSERRVFSPYGLKGGSNGKRGENILIREDKRYNLTSRAAFKAKVGDILLIKTPGGGGFGKSKKIKR